The genomic region ATCTTTAGTTTTTAACACGGTATAACGTTTCCAGAGCAAGATGAGGGGCTTGACAGATTGGAGGAGACTGTAGTAAGCACAAAACATATTGCATTGGCAGTCAACGAGGAACTCACCCTGCACACTAGACTTATTGTATGTTATTGCATTTGAACTCTTTGACTGTACTAATCGAAAATGTAATTAGTTATTTTCTCAAGCGTATTTGTCATTACTTATTATCTCTTCCCCTTTGTGCAGGACGATTTGGACGAACATGTGGATGTTACTGACTCTCGGTTACAGGTAATATTATCATTTATGTATTTTATAATCAACGTCTCTGGTTGCTAAGCAATAAAATATAGAGTATGTTGTGGTTTGTAAATGCACTGTGCGTTATAGTCAGTTGGTGCTTGGAACAAACAAATTATTGACATAGAGGAGACCAATAAATGTTCTCGAGCAATTAAGAAAACGTATCAAGTTTTTCCAATTGTCAAGCAATGGAGGAAAAAATTATATAGATGAAAAAATAAGCTTTTTGATTGGAGTCATAAGATTGCATATACCTCAGCCAGCCATAGTGAATGGAGTAGGTTTTGGATAGCTTTTGAGTTTACATCTTTTTTGATGAAACAGGTGCTCTTATCATGAATCAAGTTTGGTACTAATATCTGTACTATAATTGTGTTATGTAAAAGAGCATTGTGTTTCATTAGCTAAAAGCTCAATACACGTAGAAAGAATATTCAATGTTGCACCAATAGCTTTGGTTGGAAGTTGCATTTCTTTATGCTATGCTTGTTTGGATATGTAATCTATTGGTTGACTGATAGAAAGTGAACTAGGAAATAGAAAATGATCAGCTAAATTATGTACCTCATTTGTCAAAAAGTTAGACTCAGAGGCTTGCCGACTAGAATCAGTAGGACTTTCTCTTGTGTTTGTTTGTGTGCATATAGAGAAAGGTACTGGATGTACTGTTGTTCACTTGCCTTATGTTCTCTGAGCAGTCGCCAGAGTTAATTTAAATTTCTTTCATATCCTTGTTTTCTTTTTATTGTGGTTACACCTTAATTGTGGAAATTCACTCATACTATTTTGTCTTTCCCGATATTGTCAAAACAGCGAGTGCAGAAGAACTTAGCAGCTCTGAACAAACGTACAAAGGGTGGTTGCTCCTGCATGTGCATGCTTTTAGCTGTTCTTGGTATTGTTGGCCTGGTTGCTGTGATATTTTTGCTGATCAAATACTTGTAATTATATTAACTTTAAGTCCGATCCATAGAGAACAAAGAACTCCTGTTTGTTGCTGTTTGTGTGTGTTGCTGTTGAATGGTTGTGAAATTGTATCCGGCTCTCTTGATATTTTGTTTGTGAATCTCAGAGGTGTTTAATAATTGTAAATTTGCAATTACTTGTTGCACCTTCTAAGTGTTTTCCCTTTGTTCTACACTTTTATGTGTTTATCTAGTCGGAGAATCTTTTATTGGTTTTTTTTTTTTTCCTATTGAAATCAAGAATATAATGGGATTTCGTCTTACCAACTCAACCGTTGGTGGTGGTTCGGCTTCAATGAGCTATTGTTATGTGAATGAATTGCATGCAATCACATTGATGGAAACGTGTAGTTCAAATTGAACATTGCTGGTGCAGAAGCTAGCGGAGAGTGTACATTCGAGCTGGCCTTTGAAAATTTGGGGGCTTAAGGCGAAGAAAATGCATGACTTAATAACAATAGCTAAGACGCTTACAGCCTACTCTATCACCTGGATTTGGAACCTACACGGCTGCACCTGTTGCTCTCGATTTTGATAGCCATACCGGTGATTTGGACATCTTTCCTCCAAAAGTATTTAGTGCCAATTTCGGTCAACTCTCCATCATTTTTATTTTTCTTTGGCTGAGTGATCTTACTCACATTATTGCTGTTACTTAACTGGTATAAAAAAAATTATGAAATAAGCCATAGTTAAGGGTTGCTTAGTGCAGTAAATGAATGAACACAAATCTCGAACCGAAAGACCTATTTGAAGCTTTCATATCGCAAAGACCTATTTGAATCTTTCATATCCCAAAGATCCCTTCAATTTCCTTATCACTTGTGTGCCGCAACCCTGATTTAGTTTTTCAACAAGGACAAGATAAGATACATATATATCTCTCGTCTCTCATCCATCTATTACAGTTTAAATTAATTTTACTTTAGTTGAGAGTGCTCTGGCAGGCATATAATTCTGAACCACGACTCTTCTGTAACTCCATCACCGGCAACCCTCCATCACTCGGACTTATCCCGCCAATTTTAGGTACCTACCTTCTTTACATATAAATTTTCTTGGGATTCATATTGCTAGAAATCACGTACTCAGTGTCTAACTAAGTGGGTTCTTGCTACGAAGATCAATCGAGATTACCCAGAAACGTAAAAGATGAGCAACGTGCCTAAAGAAGCGATTGAGGTCATAGCACAGAGCATTGGCATTACCAATTTGTCTCCTGATGTTGCTCTTGCTCTCACCCCTGATGTCGAGTACCGCGTTCGCGAGATCATGCAGGTATGCCCATGTTCTTGATTATGAGTTTTTGTTCTCAATTTTGTGTAGTTATCATTGCCATTGTGTAGAAAGAACTAGCTTTGGTTTAGGGTCAGGTTTTAGATATAGGATACTAGACATGTCGAAATGTTTTGACAGTGCAAATGCTTATCTGTTTAAAATGTTATTAAGGTAGTGTTGATTAGGTACCGAGTTTGTGAGGAATGCATTGTAACCCGTGAGAGTAGCAATTGATGAATGTGTTTGAATCTTGAAATGCAGGAGGCCATCAAATGTATGAGGCACTCGCGACGGACTATTCTTACAACCGATGATGTGGATGGCGCACTTAAATTGAGAAATGTGGAGGTAAGATGTGTTTTTGTTTTGCAGATGCAACTACCTTTGCCGTGTTTATGGTTTAGGGTTTACTTTCAGTTTATGGTCTTATCTAATTAGGCTCATATCATACTTTCTCATAAAAGACTAATACTTTGCTTGTCATCTACATGCCTCAGCCAATTTATGGCTTTGCTTCTGGAGATCCTTTGAGGTTCAAGAGAGCTGCTGGACATAGGGATTTGTTCTACATAGATGACAAGGATGTTGAATTCAAAGATGTAAGAATGCATTTACAACTTTAAGCATGATTACCCATGCTAATAATTTGTTAACTACTCATTTTATATGCATCTCTTGATACGTACAGGTGATTGAGGCACCTTTGCCAAAAGCACCATTTGATGTATCAGTTGCTGCTCACTGGCTGGCAATCGAAGGTGTTCAACCTGCAATTCCAGAAAATGCTCCAGTTGAAGGTATCCTTACTGAACTTAGGTTCAAGGTTTCTTAGCTAAATGAAGAATTTGATCTTTTATAAGCTATTATCCTAGTCTACCGTGCTGAGGCATGCATCACACCATGAATTATCATTTGCATATACATACATAAAACTTGTTTCATCACATCCTTCTCTGATCAGTGATGATATGATCCTTTTTTAATAATTCTTTTACTCTATGCAGTAATCTTTCTGTTGCCTTCTGATGTTCTGTGCTTTTTTTATATTGTAAACTTCTAATTTGGATTGCTATTCTTCTTTTCTTTGTAGCACTTGCTGTATACTCTGATGTCAAAAAATCTGAATACAAGGAAGATGGACTTCCTGTAGACGTTAAATTACCCGTTAAGCATGTACTATCAAAGGAACTTCAGGTATATCTCTTTCTATGTTCTGTATGCCTTGTTCACATAATAACAATTTAGTGCCATAATTTCTCTGTGTTGTCTCTGCAGCTTTACTTTGAGAAGATTACAGGGCTTACTCAAAGGTCTAGCTCAACCCTTTTCAAAGAAGCATTAATGAGTTTGGCAACAGATTCAGGACTCCATCCGTTGGTCCCTTACTTTACGTGTTTCGTTGCTGATGAGGTAATCCTGTAATGATAACCCAAAACTGGGACTCATTACTATATGTTACTTATTTGTGGTAGTGTTTTCCTGTAATCATATCAGGTTACACGGAATTTGAATAATTTTCTCTACCTATTTGCTTTGATGCGTCTTGTCCGGAGCCTTCTTCAAAATCCTCACATACATGTTGAACCTTATGTAAGCACTCCCTTTTATCAACTTTTGAAGTACAAGGAATAAGATAACACATGCGTCGATACATCCAGTTTTTGTAATTTACATACTTAATTTCAAGTGAATCTTTATCTATCTAATTTGGTAATTTCTTCCAGCTACACCAATTGATGCCTTCTGTTATTACCTGCCTTGTTGCAAAAAGACTAGGGAATAGATATACTGACAATCACTGGGAACTTAGAAACTTTACTGCCAACCTGGTTTCTTCAATTTGCAAAAGGTGAAGATTCTCTTTTTGTTAAGTTTATATCTTTGTTTTGAGGCACAATCATATGCAACAATGTTCTGCAAATATTAGTGTAATTCATAGAAGAAGTATAATCATTAGGTTCAATTTGGTTAATCATATTTTTTCCATTCTGTACTGGCAAATTTTCTCCTTATTGTTGGAAGGTCATTTTAGAAACATACAGCAACTCATAAAGAGGTTAAGGTGGGCATATTTCATGAACTCTTAATTGATTTATATGAAGGAAAACATTAGCAAATGTACATTATAGTTGGGCTCATTTCAGTCAACCAAGAACCGTGTTGACGCAAACCTGATCTGGGACCAATTTAAAGTAAGCATAGTCTGACACTCAGATCAAATGTATATTTTCCCTTGCAATTTCATTTTCTGAATAAATTGGTTACATGGAACAAGATCAAGACTCTTTAAAGTAATGATAGTTTGAGTCTTATTAAGCCGTTCTCTTACATCTATATGTATATATATGTGTTTCTATTGGAGAATGTAGATTTCCATATCAGACCTCCCCCACCCACTGCCAATTGGCGTGAGCTTGGATGTTTAACTCTAACATGGTATAGGAGCTACAACCATTTGTGTGCTGGGCCCTATGAGTTCCAATGTAAGAATTGGTTGGGCGTGCCTCCACGGGAGGGAGAATGAGGGGGCGTGTTGGGGAATGTAGAATCCCACCTGGAGTTCTAAGTATTTCAAGTTTGTTTTGGTTTGAATTCTAACCATGAGCAATGCTTTGGTTCAGATTTGGACATGTTTATCATAATCTTCAGCCACGGTTGACAAGGACTTTGCTTCATGCTTTCTTGGACCCAAACAAAGCATTACCCCAACATTATGGCGCAATTCAAGGGCTAGCAGCTCTTGGTCCCAATGTGGTATTGCCTCCTAAATGCTTTTGTATTCAATGAATTTTCTATTAAGGATGCACTATTGGTGTATTAGCACATTCTTGTGTAGTCATAGTTGTAACTGTCTGCATTGTTGAGTGCACTGGTGCTTTTTGTAGTAGAAACACCTTTTCCTTTTTGTGTTGTTATAAGTAAATTGATATACATCTTCACTCTGAACAGGTTCGTTTACTTATACTGCCAAATCTTGATTCATATATGCAACTTCTTGAGCCAGAAATGATACTTGAGAAGCAAAAGAATGAGATAAAGAGGCATGAAGCTTGGCGCGTCTATGGGGCCTTGCTGGTTAGTTCATAATTAGAATCTGAACTTTGTTGTTATGTTAATGGTTTTTCTATCAAATGGGAACTAACTAAACTGCTTCTAGCGTGCGGCTGGCCAATGCATGCATG from Fragaria vesca subsp. vesca linkage group LG3, FraVesHawaii_1.0, whole genome shotgun sequence harbors:
- the LOC101312615 gene encoding transcription initiation factor TFIID subunit 6-like; amino-acid sequence: MSNVPKEAIEVIAQSIGITNLSPDVALALTPDVEYRVREIMQEAIKCMRHSRRTILTTDDVDGALKLRNVEPIYGFASGDPLRFKRAAGHRDLFYIDDKDVEFKDVIEAPLPKAPFDVSVAAHWLAIEGVQPAIPENAPVEALAVYSDVKKSEYKEDGLPVDVKLPVKHVLSKELQLYFEKITGLTQRSSSTLFKEALMSLATDSGLHPLVPYFTCFVADEVTRNLNNFLYLFALMRLVRSLLQNPHIHVEPYLHQLMPSVITCLVAKRLGNRYTDNHWELRNFTANLVSSICKRFGHVYHNLQPRLTRTLLHAFLDPNKALPQHYGAIQGLAALGPNVVRLLILPNLDSYMQLLEPEMILEKQKNEIKRHEAWRVYGALLRAAGQCMHDRLKKFHSLLSPAHLVWKRNGKIATTMTNKRKASTDNLMLQPPLKKLAHDGMVGALPMNSMQVDMQGAAGGFTASAGSLNVGVSSMSHQLPMEQMSGRDVSGQMVKGSTGLAQAWKEETDVGHVVASLFEHFGESVFPFTPKSELSFFL